One genomic region from Spirulina subsalsa PCC 9445 encodes:
- a CDS encoding TIGR03032 family protein codes for MQNPLSSVHTSNFPHLLNQLGISLIVSTYQAGKVVILRSEGEVLNTHFRVFDKPMGMVADANRLAIGTHFQIIEFRNIPAVIPRLKEPGPHDACYLPRKTHITGDIDIHEMTYIDEELWFINTRFSCLCTLEDRSSFVPRWRPPFITHYALEDRCHLNGLAVGPMNQPQYVTALGATNTPEGWRKTKATGGILMDIPSNEIITQSLSMPHSPRWYDGRLWVLESGKGSLATVDLNGGKLTPVAQLPGFTRGLSFYGRWAFVGLSQVRETAVFSGIPISQQEERCCGVWVVDIDRGETVAFLRFEDAVQEVFAVEVLPGIRFPELIEWDEELLKTSFALPDEALQEVVHPSPELAMQSPNHLFELGNQAYETGEREKAIAHYQDCLALQPDYIPALYNLGVIYRDDPKTHDLALAQFRQILEFDPHHAESYNNLGILYNAQNQMLLALAHYRQALTLRPDLPTLHFNLGMALLTLGQWAEGFQECEWRWQTPEFTPFDCPHPRWDGRPLPQQTLLIHTEQGAGDAIQFIRYLPLAAQRCSRVLLVCVPELRELFASVPGIDQILPPGPLNLEDFHSYIPLMSLPHVLQVFPDTHPTPCPYLHITPAPHPQLPPSPLPKVGIVWGGSPTHKNDHNRSATLKDFLPLLQQSNFQWYSLQKGERVEELKELPDSCPVADLSPFLTDFAATARLIQELDLVITVDTSVAHLAGALGKQVWTLLCYAPDWRWMLDRRETPWYPTMTLFRQTLRQDWSGVISRVMKELSLKNWGFLRER; via the coding sequence TTGCAAAACCCTTTAAGTAGTGTCCACACTAGCAATTTTCCTCACCTGCTGAATCAACTGGGAATCTCCCTCATTGTGTCCACCTACCAAGCGGGAAAAGTGGTTATTTTGCGCAGTGAGGGAGAAGTGCTAAATACTCATTTTCGGGTCTTTGATAAACCAATGGGGATGGTAGCTGATGCCAACCGCTTGGCCATTGGGACTCACTTCCAAATTATCGAATTTCGCAATATTCCCGCCGTTATTCCAAGATTGAAAGAACCAGGCCCCCATGATGCTTGTTATTTACCCCGCAAAACCCACATTACGGGGGATATTGATATTCACGAAATGACCTATATTGATGAGGAATTATGGTTTATTAATACCCGTTTTTCCTGTCTCTGTACGCTGGAAGATCGTTCTAGTTTTGTCCCTCGCTGGCGACCTCCTTTTATTACCCACTATGCTCTAGAAGACCGTTGTCACCTCAATGGTTTGGCAGTGGGGCCGATGAATCAACCCCAGTATGTGACGGCCTTGGGGGCGACGAATACCCCGGAAGGATGGCGGAAAACCAAGGCAACGGGGGGGATTCTGATGGATATTCCCAGTAATGAGATCATCACTCAAAGCCTCTCGATGCCTCACTCTCCTCGGTGGTATGATGGGCGCCTCTGGGTGTTGGAGTCGGGGAAAGGGAGTTTGGCAACGGTTGACTTGAACGGGGGGAAATTAACCCCAGTGGCACAGTTGCCGGGGTTTACGCGGGGGCTGAGTTTTTATGGGCGCTGGGCTTTTGTGGGACTGTCCCAAGTGCGGGAAACGGCGGTGTTTAGTGGGATTCCCATTAGTCAGCAAGAGGAGCGTTGTTGTGGGGTTTGGGTGGTGGATATCGACCGGGGGGAAACGGTGGCCTTCCTGCGCTTCGAGGATGCCGTACAGGAGGTTTTCGCGGTGGAGGTTCTGCCGGGGATTCGGTTTCCGGAGTTGATTGAGTGGGATGAGGAGTTACTGAAAACGTCTTTTGCGCTGCCGGATGAGGCGTTACAGGAGGTGGTGCATCCGTCCCCGGAGTTGGCGATGCAGTCGCCGAATCATCTGTTTGAGTTGGGGAATCAGGCCTATGAGACGGGGGAACGGGAAAAGGCGATCGCACATTATCAAGATTGTCTCGCCTTACAACCGGACTATATCCCCGCCCTGTACAATCTGGGGGTGATTTATCGAGATGACCCCAAAACCCATGATCTCGCCCTCGCCCAGTTTCGCCAAATCCTAGAATTTGACCCCCACCACGCAGAGAGTTATAACAACTTGGGGATTCTCTACAATGCCCAGAATCAAATGCTTTTAGCCCTTGCTCACTATCGACAAGCCCTTACACTCCGTCCCGACCTCCCCACCCTTCACTTTAACCTCGGCATGGCTCTATTAACCTTGGGGCAATGGGCAGAAGGCTTTCAAGAGTGCGAATGGCGCTGGCAAACCCCCGAATTTACCCCCTTTGACTGTCCTCACCCCCGCTGGGATGGTCGCCCCCTACCCCAACAAACCCTACTCATCCACACAGAACAAGGCGCTGGAGATGCTATCCAATTTATCCGCTATCTCCCCCTAGCCGCCCAACGGTGTAGTCGTGTTCTCCTCGTCTGTGTCCCCGAATTAAGGGAACTCTTCGCCTCAGTCCCCGGCATTGACCAAATCCTCCCCCCCGGCCCCCTTAATCTAGAGGACTTCCACAGCTACATCCCCCTAATGAGTTTGCCCCACGTCCTGCAAGTTTTCCCCGACACCCACCCCACCCCCTGCCCCTATCTCCACATCACCCCCGCCCCCCATCCTCAACTGCCCCCCTCCCCCTTGCCCAAAGTCGGCATCGTTTGGGGAGGCAGTCCCACCCACAAAAACGATCACAACCGTTCCGCCACCCTAAAGGACTTTCTCCCCCTGCTACAACAGTCTAATTTTCAGTGGTACAGCCTACAAAAAGGGGAACGGGTCGAAGAGTTAAAAGAACTGCCCGACTCTTGCCCTGTCGCGGATTTAAGCCCCTTCCTGACCGACTTTGCCGCCACCGCCCGCTTAATCCAAGAACTCGACTTAGTAATTACTGTTGATACTTCTGTTGCTCATCTGGCGGGAGCATTAGGAAAACAGGTCTGGACGTTGCTCTGTTATGCTCCCGATTGGCGCTGGATGTTAGACCGCCGTGAAACTCCTTGGTATCCCACCATGACGTTATTCCGGCAAACCCTGCGGCAAGACTGGTCTGGGGTGATAAGTCGAGTGATGAAGGAGTTAAGCTTGAAGAACTGGGGGTTTTTGCGGGAGCGATAG